From the genome of Branchiostoma floridae strain S238N-H82 chromosome 8, Bfl_VNyyK, whole genome shotgun sequence:
acacacatacatacgaacacacagacgcacacacgtacacacacaaaatgaagaaaacgaACGTGATTAGAATTTACtgcagtgattttttttcttttcctacaGCATAGCCTTCATGTTACCAGACACGTTTATTCTTGTTTCATTTGGCGGTCAAGATCGATTGACTGACAGCTCATCCACCAAACAAACTAGGGAAAAAACTCGAGAAAAAGTTTAACCCTTTTGTGACAGGGGAACCATCTGACTGCTGTTCATTGTTACCACCCCGCATGTCCCCGGCCCCCTGCCTTGGTGGGTACCCAGGACCAGGACGGGAGTTCCTTCCAAAAATGGGGACCTGTGCCAGGGAGTCCCTTCCGCCGTGTGGTGCACGTGGTGGTGGCGGCGGTGGTGGATTCTGCCGAGACGATGGTCTGCCACCCATGCTTGTGTTCTGGCCTTTCAAGCCATCTGTAGACGGAAGGAATCTCACTGTTAGACGTCGTCATATATTGATTTTCGTGTTTCATTTGTCAATGATATTTAtatttaaaacctttttttttcatttctgtctTTCCTCATTGTCCTAGCAAAACCGACAATACACTCAGACTATTGGCTTGCGCTTTGAACTTGCCTCCAATAGAACATTTGTTATATATTTGATAGCTCACTTTAAAGCTTATTGACTGGATTCCTTATTCCTTATTGACTGAAAAATCCTACCTGGAAATTGTTTAAGGATTTTGCAGGTTATCAAGAAGATACTATTTAACAGTCTTACCTTTTCCTTTCACCTGTTTCTTCAGATCTTCCATCTCCTTCTCCAGGTTTCTCATCTTGTTCTTCATGTTCTCCATTTGGTTTCCTAGCCTGGTCGTGCTGGCTGTTAAAGGCGACAAAGATATTACTACTAtagtaaacacacaaacaagctCCTTATCCAGTAGACCTACTCAGCCCTCAGTCCCTTCACAGCACCATGTACATGGCGAGATTCTAGAAAACTGCAGTTACGGTACATACCAGTCAGAACAAACCCGGTAAATGTGCATCTG
Proteins encoded in this window:
- the LOC118421519 gene encoding uncharacterized protein LOC118421519; translated protein: MAMVVPLLLLLVVTGCLAAPFDLMTKDDDQFQKVEKILDERIGEISASTTRLGNQMENMKNKMRNLEKEMEDLKKQVKGKDGLKGQNTSMGGRPSSRQNPPPPPPPRAPHGGRDSLAQVPIFGRNSRPGPGYPPRQGAGDMRGGNNEQQSDGSPVTKGLNFFSSFFPSLFGG